Proteins from one Anopheles nili chromosome 2, idAnoNiliSN_F5_01, whole genome shotgun sequence genomic window:
- the LOC128721774 gene encoding striatin homolog: MSVESDKELAENMAFSQQQGEIDLLAEPTATVTAGSCEPNVVATATNVVPASAVASDGGATGSANGSAEDGRPLGTCAMLSRQDSNDMQATVSPRNRNDAFGNNQNQNTRIPAAEGRTKRKNRRRKSNRGKSTSNRPYSKTQWKFQHSSGPGRAGAGQPERNGGKNNCNKRRQVYSVAANRRITPFQKSDQPPLVPYNTNRFLMEDHMPQVLTPSGRTRDSSFSIDSEENYFYSLPEDEEDFLTKEFSSVYEKERFERLEGLTHTELIQEYVKLALDYEQLVRRNGCGDSCGGSGGGGNGGVDCESGALTTGSGDGEPQQLQSADAAGSSDGAREKRLEERVRDLTAENIELRLQLEHASRMGLVLSPKSSPRQGTPERDTSTAPDVNDQVEDAEQRIPMDSSTSEDSESDSSSTSSSSSSSSSSSSSSSSSSASSMSDDDADEPMGMEPFPLAEQSYDQLVNGGSVINGVNLHANGASEIWEDEGEEEEHEPQLPDGVDDLSPSPKPLAVE, encoded by the exons ATGTCTGTGGAAAGCGACAAGGAGCTGGCGGAAAACATGGCTTTTTCACAGCAGCAAGGCGAAATCGACCTACTCGCCGAACCGACCGCGACGGTAACTGCTGGAAGCTGCGAGCCGAACGTCGTCGCCACCGCGACCAACGTAGTGCCCGCGAGCGCCGTCGCCAGTGATGGGGGCGCCACTGGCAGTGCGAACGGTTCGGCCGAAGATGGTCGACCGTTGGGCACTTGTGCCATGCTTTCGCGCCAGGATTCAAATGACATGCAGGCGACGGTTTCCCCGCGTAACAGAAATGACGCTTTTGGCAATaatcaaaaccaaaacacgCGCATTCCAGCTGCCGAGGGTCGCACGAAGCGTAAAAACCGTCGCCGCAAGTCGAATCGCGGGAAATCGACTTCGAACCGACCGTACAGCAAGACGCAATGGAAGTTTCAGCACTCTTCCGGACCGGGCCGTGCGGGGGCCGGTCAGCCGGAGAGGAACGGTGGCAAGAACAATTGCAACAAGCGGCGCCAGGTGTACTCGGTTGCGGCCAACCGGCGCATCACGCCGTTTCAGAAGTCCGATCAACCACCGCTAGTGCCATACAACACCAACCGCTTCCTGATGGAGGACCACATGCCCCAAGTGCTCACGCCATCAGGTAGAACTCGCGATTCTAGTTTCTCGATAGATTcagaagaaaattatttttactcaCTACCAGAGGACGAAGAGGATTTCCTCACCAAGGAATTTTCCAGCGTGTACGAGAAGGAGCGCTTCGAGCGCCTCGAAGGTTTGACCCACACGGAGTTAATCCAGGAGTACGTAAAGCTGGCGCTCGACTACGAGCAGCTGGTGCGCCGCAATGGGTGCGGTGACAGCTgtggtggcagtggtggcGGCGGCAATGGTGGTGTTGATTGTGAGTCTGGCGCGCTGACGACGGGTAGCGGCGATGGCGAGCCGCAGCAGCTACAGAGCGCGGATGCAGCTGGCAGCAGTGACGGTGCGCGGGAGAAACGGCTCGAGGAACGTGTGCGCGATCTGACGGCGGAAAACATAG AGTTGCGCCTTCAACTGGAGCACGCATCACGCATGGGTTTGGTTCTGTCGCCCAAATCGTCACCGCGACAAGGAACGCCGGAACGCGACACTTCGACGGCACCTGACGTAAATGATCAGGTGGAAGACGCAGAACAGCGTATACCGATGGACAGCAGTACCAGCGAGGACAGCGAATCGGATAGTTCCAGTACGAGTTcgagtagcagcagtagcagtagtagcagcagcagcagcagcagcagcagtgccaGCAGCATGAGCGATGACGACGCAGATGAACCGATGGGGATGGAACCATTTCCGTTAGCAGAGCAAAGCTATGACCAGCTGGTAAATGGCGGTTCTGTCATCAATGGTGTCAATCTCCACGCAAATGGAGCCAGCGAGATATGGGAGGACGAAGGGGAGGAGGAAGAGCATGAACCGCAATTGCCCGATGGCGTTGATGACCTATCACCCTCACCGAAACCGCTAGCGGTGGAGTAA
- the LOC128721780 gene encoding tRNA-specific adenosine deaminase 2: MERFMEDALQQAHIANDLKEVPVGCVFVFRRNDNEPGEIIARGCNLVNETKNATRHVEFICIDQALAYAHQNGITPTRTIFASISVIVTVEPCIMCAAALIELGVREIIYGCRNDRFGGCTVLDVASLLNSPIPIRGGVRGTEAMELLKEFYKGENPSAPKPKPRSKHSDTSPCK, translated from the coding sequence ATGGAACGATTCATGGAGGATGCTCTTCAGCAAGCACACATTGCGAACGATCTCAAGGAGGTACCAGTCGGATGTGTGTTCGTGTTCAGGAGAAACGATAATGAGCCAGGAGAAATCATTGCACGGGGATGCAATCTAgtgaacgaaacgaagaacgCCACGCGACACGTGGAGTTTATCTGCATCGATCAGGCACTAGCATATGCTCATCAGAATGGCATTACGCCAACGAGAACGATCTTTGCCTCGATCAGCGTCATCGTAACCGTCGAACCGTGCATCATGTGTGCAGCGGCTCTCATAGAGTTGGGTGTACGGGAAATCATCTACGGGTGCCGGAACGATCGCTTCGGAGGATGCACCGTGCTCGATGTTGCCAGTTTGCTGAACTCTCCGATTCCCATCCGTGGTGGTGTTCGAGGAACGGAGGCAATGGAGCTGTTGAAGGAGTTTTACAAAGGTGAAAATCCATCCGCACCGAAACCTAAGCCGCGATCAAAGCATAGCGACACTAGCCCTTGTAAGTGA
- the LOC128721782 gene encoding single-strand selective monofunctional uracil DNA glycosylase, with protein MLRKQQNDLEEHYTDTALSCPTIGTFSLSQFENVPKRKLTAHVVNEQMPQIVPLQTPIESVTNQQSDGVIPGLIPFWQQVYFIELELSAALRDVALPSQVTACYDPIDYASNLHLAYMQRFLDGPKPVLFIGMNPGPWGMCQTGVPFGHVPAVRDWMGLRGTVSKPSPELAARPVQGLECTREEQSGKRWWGLYQELCGTPDQFFRSCFVYNLCPLAFFHKTGRNITPSELKGTAKKEIQTIAEQKLATALTVLKPKIVISVGRYTDDRVNALKKQNKLDSAIQTLCMPHPSPRSLNNTNWHEKAKAWLTDHGILPYLSSLET; from the exons ATGCTGCGTAAACAGCAAAACGATCTCGAAGAACATTATACGGACACAGCTTTGTCTTGTCCAACAATTGGCACGTTTTCGTTATCCCAGTTCGAAAACGTACCGAAACGTAAACTAACCGCACATGTGGTAAACGAGCAAATGCCCCAAATCGTACCACTCCAAACTCCCATTGAATCAGTGACAAACCAGCAAAGTGACGGTGTTATTCCAGGTTTAATTCCTTTCTGGCAACAAGTGTATTTCATCGAACTCGAACTTTCAGCAGCACTGCGCGATGTTGCATTACCATCGCAGGTGACCGCTTGCTATGATCCGATCGATTATGCTTCAAACCTTCATCTAGCCTATATGCAACGCTTTCTCGATGGGCCGAAGCCGGTTCTGTTTATTGGCATGAATCCTGGTCCCTGGGGAATGTGCCAAACAGGG GTTCCGTTTGGACACGTACCGGCTGTTCGAGATTGGATGGGCTTACGAGGGACGGTATCGAAACCATCGCCAGAACTAGCTGCTCGACCAGTACAAGGGTTGGAGTGCACGCGAGAGGAGCAGAGCGGTAAACGCTGGTGGGGACTTTATCAGGAGCTGTGCGGTACTCCGGATCAATTCTTCCGTTCCTGTTTCGTGTACAATCTCTGTCCATTGGCGTTTTTCCATAAAACGGGACGGAACATAACGCCCAGCGAACTAAAG GGaaccgcaaaaaaagaaattcaaacGATTGCCGAACAAAAGTTAGCGACGGCGCTTACCGTGCTGAAACCTAAGATAGTGATATCCGTCGGACGATATACGGATGATCGTGTAAATGCGcttaaaaagcaaaacaaactaGATTCAGCTATTCAAACCCTTTGCATGCCCCATCCAAGCCCTCGAAGTCTGAATAACACGAACTGGCACGAAAAGGCAAAAGCTTGGCTTACCGATCACGGTATCTTACCTTATCTGAGCTCGCTGGAAACATAG
- the LOC128720468 gene encoding U3 small nucleolar RNA-associated protein 25 homolog — MKRKNSLFKKPRKGQEYQSKAMKKKLKQELAKRPPPTRYQKNIKHIERGHESIQAQKRQIEAERQYRNEANSMVPLVSSDSEDDEDNCKINSFENLSQNFRLHPDSPGYDSAEETGSDEQEMVVSSDDAGDNEEDAGEGDEEVDVEQEVDMSDTDETDMDDGAGNSSDSESESIGHPSQSEEEHDSGASSDDEESAEEMNDPFLLHTNSNLSPAMVEAIAANPKSLEKTTVPFGSLGTLCIELPTCPKESIPRRMLQKERYAKPGELPVVPEEGPVDWAALYVKDRIARNIPEEVDPLQRDTFALLNNYQDLFYARRTHDNGDQLRFSYCLHALNHVLKAVSKVQHHTVKLAASKSTSKPKQNRYARRPQVQSIRVPQSGVEYRDQGYVRPKVLIVVPFRESALQVVNVLVQLFAGDNTKAVANYKRFTDEYGGGSTLSFPQRNRKPLDYERTFAGNIDDNFRLGIAVNRSSMKLYAKYYSSDVIVASPLGLRMAIGAKGEQHRDYDFLANIELLVIDQADVCYAQNWEHVLHVMEHLHQQPSSTEHTEFSRVREWCLNGWSKFYRQTVVLSTLDLPEIRALYSRQFDNYRGKARTLGFVAEGTIRNVAVQVPQNFQRIDTTQLESEGNARFAHFINVILPQARSVAMGRCLIYVPSYFDFVRLRNHFKLEEISFTQICEYTTDAKIARARDMFHHGSKHFLLYSERAHFFRRHRIKGIRHLIMYGPPVFPQFYPEMVNLMAKENQNRMDGVAAESMTVTVLYTRFNMQQLSEILGTKCAQTIMKAPRSVYRFSTDLK; from the coding sequence atgaaacggaaaaactcTTTATTCAAGAAACCTAGGAAGGGTCAGGAGTACCAGAGCaaagcgatgaaaaagaaGCTTAAACAGGAACTCGCCAAACGGCCGCCTCCGACGCGGTATcagaaaaacatcaaacatatTGAACGTGGCCACGAGTCGATTCAGGCCCAGAAACGACAGATAGAAGCAGAACGGCAGTATCGAAATGAAGCCAATTCCATGGTGCCGCTTGTTTCCAGCGATTCGGAAGATGACGAGGATAACTGTAAAATCAATTCGTTCGAGAATTTGTCACAAAATTTTAGGCTTCATCCAGACTCGCCAGGCTATGACAGCGCGGAGGAAACTGGTTCCGATGAGCAGGAAATGGTCGTCTCCAGCGATGATGCCGGAGACAATGAAGAAGATGCCGGAGAAGGTGATGAAGAAGTCGACGTAGAGCAGGAAGTGGATATGTCGGACACAGACGAGACCGATATGGATGATGGAGCCGGCAACAGCAGCGACAGCGAATCCGAATCGATAGGACACCCCAGCCAAAGTGAGGAAGAGCACGATAGCGGAGCGTCTTCAGACGATGAAGAGAGTGCCGAAGAAATGAACGACCCTTTCTTGCTGCACACCAACTCCAACCTTAGTCCCGCAATGGTAGAAGCGATAGCTGCGAATCCAAAATCACTCGAAAAGACAACGGTTCCCTTCGGCAGTCTGGGAACACTGTGCATCGAGCTGCCCACATGTCCGAAAGAGAGCATTCCGCGACGCATGCTTCAGAAGGAGAGGTACGCCAAACCTGGCGAGCTGCCTGTCGTACCGGAAGAAGGTCCTGTCGATTGGGCAGCGCTATATGTGAAAGATAGGATAGCTCGCAACATCCCGGAAGAAGTGGATCCATTGCAACGGGACACGTTCGCTTTGTTGAACAACTATCAGGATCTTTTTTATGCGCGGCGTACTCACGATAACGGCGACCAGTTGCGTTTCAGCTATTGCCTGCACGCGCTCAACCACGTGTTGAAGGCGGTGAGCAAAGTGCAACATCACACCGTCAAGCTAGCCGCCAGCAAATCGACCTCAAAGCCAAAACAGAACCGATACGCCCGGCGACCGCAGGTTCAGTCGATCCGCGTCCCGCAGTCCGGTGTGGAATATCGCGATCAAGGCTACGTTCGACCGAAGGTCCTGATCGTGGTGCCGTTCCGCGAATCCGCGCTCCAAGTCGTGAACGTGCTGGTGCAGTTGTTCGCTGGTGACAACACGAAGGCGGTGGCCAATTACAAGCGGTTCACCGACGAATACGGAGGTGGTTCGACACTGAGTTTTCCGCAGCGCAACCGCAAGCCGTTGGACTACGAGCGCACGTTTGCGGGCAACATCGACGACAACTTTCGCCTCGGAATCGCCGTCAACCGATCGTCGATGAAGCTGTACGCGAAGTACTACTCATCCGACGTGATCGTGGCGTCTCCACTCGGACTGCGTATGGCGATCGGTGCCAAAGGCGAGCAACATCGCGACTATGATTTTCTGGCTAACATCGAACTGCTTGTCATCGACCAGGCAGATGTGTGCTATGCTCAGAACTGGGAGCACGTGCTGCACGTCATGGAACACCTGCACCAACAACCGAGCAGTACCGAGCACACGGAGTTTTCGCGTGTCCGCGAGTGGTGCCTAAATGGGTGGTCCAAGTTCTACCGCCAGACTGTGGTGCTTTCGACGCTGGATCTACCGGAGATACGCGCTCTGTACAGTCGACAGTTTGATAACTACCGGGGTAAGGCGCGCACGCTTGGATTCGTAGCCGAAGGTACCATCCGCAACGTTGCGGTGCAAGTGCCGCAGAATTTCCAGCGCATCGATACGACACAACTTGAAAGCGAGGGAAACGCCCGGTTTGCGCACTTTATCAATGTTATCCTCCCACAGGCTCGCTCTGTGGCTATGGGGCGCTGCCTGATATACGTGCCCAGCTATTTCGACTTCGTGCGGCTACGCAACCACTTCAAACTGGAGGAAATCAGCTTCACGCAGATCTGCGAGTACACCACCGACGCTAAGATAGCGCGAGCTCGGGATATGTTCCACCACGGCAGCAAGCATTTTCTGTTGTACTCCGAGCGGGCGCACTTCTTTCGACGGCACCGCATTAAGGGCATCCGGCATCTCATCATGTACGGGCCGCCCGTATTTCCACAGTTCTACCCGGAGATGGTGAACCTCATGGCCAAGGAGAACCAAAATCGCATGGACGGTGTCGCGGCTGAGTCTATGACCGTGACCGTGTTGTACACCCGCTTCAACATGCAGCAGCTCTCCGAAATATTGGGCACGAAATGCGCGCAAACCATCATGAAAGCCCCACGATCTGTCTACCGCTTTTCAACAGACCTAAAATGA
- the LOC128731268 gene encoding tetratricopeptide repeat protein 30 homolog, whose protein sequence is MFSQNMIIRDGEYTKTIYTMIKEERFQDSINTLNSVPESSTTRAGLSLLGHCYYQMQDFIEAANCYEHLINLVPDVHEYRLYYSQSLFQAGLFEESLKIIGTGLEAPELKEKVLQLQSAIAYGNEDYTAAQSLLLQRQDGNGSEASTKNDEGCLLYQANMYEDALQRYVSALQAGGFNPHVAYNAALCHYRRKENSQALNYIAEIVERGIRNHPELGVGAQAETEGGARSVGNPPALAASGLAQAFNLKAAIEYQEANIEGAREALTDLPPRSEPELDPVTLHNMALTDPVGGGAGLRRLAFLLELGPPTCPPETFANLLLLCCKHEMYDTAADILAEHTHLTYKYLSPYLYDLLDALITAQSTPEEAEQKLGTLANSIGGRLRALAAKVQECRSATDQNALRMALREYEGALESYLPVAMARAWIPWRMDDFQGAEREFRASAEFCSETPSWRLHAAHVLFMRGDRYKEAAAFYEPIVRQNYDDILSIPASVLANLCVAYIMTSQNEEAEELMRKVERAEERKGNATGQCLHLCIVNLVIGTLYCAKNNYEFGLSRIAHALDGGSGARLCADTWIHVKRCVLGLLTGMSKQTIVLPSIALQETLNFLRACEAYGITIPSVLTGPLEDSGEQPPSIGLEARKLRALLLRLMEYK, encoded by the exons ATGTTTTCTCAAAATATGATAATTCGTGATGGTGAATACACGAAAACTATATACACAATG ATCAAGGAGGAACGTTTCCAGGATTCTATAAACACGTTGAATAGCGTTCCGGAATCGTCAACTACCCGTGCCGGTCTCTCGCTGCTTGGGCACTGCTATTACCAGATGCAGGATTTCATCGAGGCGGCCAATTGTTACGAACACCTGATTAACTTGGTACCGGATGTGCATGAATATCGCCTATACTACTCGCAATCTTTGTTTCAAGCAGGCCTATTTGAAGAATCTTTAAAAATCATTGGAACTGGGTTGGAAGCACCTGAGCTGAAGGAAAAGGTCCTGCAATTGCAATCGGCAATTGCATACGGTAATGAGGACTACACGGCCGCTCAATCTTTACTCCTGCAGCGCCAGGATGGCAACGGTTCGGAGGCGAGTACTAAGAACGACGAAGGTTGCTTGCTGTACCAGGCGAATATGTACGAGGACGCTTTACAGCGTTACGTGTCTGCACTGCAGGCAGGAGGGTTTAATCCACACGTTGCTTATAACGCTGCACTTTGCCACTAtcggcgaaaagaaaattctcAAGCACTAAACTACATCGCCGAAATTGTGGAACGTGGCATTCGCAACCACCCGGAACTAGGCGTAGGAGCTCAGGCAGAAACCGAAGGCGGCGCCAGAAGTGTGGGCAATCCTCCGGCTCTAGCTGCGTCGGGTCTTGCACAAGCCTTCAACCTAAAGGCTGCTATCGAGTACCAAGAAGCGAACA TTGAAGGTGCCCGAGAGGCATTGACCGATTTGCCACCGCGATCAGAGCCTGAGTTGGATCCAGTGACGCTTCATAACATGGCCTTAACCGATCCTGTCGGTGGGGGAGCTGGCTTGCGTCGATTGGCTTTTCTGCTCGAACTAGGACCCCCAACATGCCCACCGGAAACGTTTGCGAACCTGCTGCTTTTATGCTGCAAGCATGAAATGTACGACACGGCCGCAGACATTCTTGCGGAACATACGCACCTAACGTACAAGTATCTTTCGCCGTACTTGTACGATCTGCTGGACGCGTTGATCACAGCACAATCGACACCGGAGGAAGCCGAACAGAAGCTTGGAACGTTGGCCAACAGCATCGGTGGCAGATTACGGGCTCTAGCAGCCAAAGTGCAAGAATGCCGTTCGGCGACGGACCAAAACGCACTAAGGATGGCACTTCGCGAGTATGAGGGAGCCCTCGAGAGCTACCTTCCGGTGGCGATGGCCCGAGCTTGGATTCCGTGGCGCATGGATGATTTTCAGGGCGCGGAGCGGGAATTTCGTGCCAGTGCGGAGTTTTGCTCCGAAACGCCTTCTTGGCGGCTTCACGCGGCCCACGTGTTGTTCATGCGCGGTGACCGTTATAAGGAGGCAGCTGCGTTCTACGAACCGATCGTGCGACAGAACTACGACGACATTCTCTCCATACCGGCCTCGgttttagcaaatttgtgcGTTGCTTACATCATGACCTCGCAGAACGAGGAAGCCGAGGAGCTGATGCGTAAGGTGGAGCGAGCAGAAGAGCGTAAGGGTAACGCTACCGGGCAATGTTTGCATCTTTGCATCGTCAACCTTGTTATTGGAACGCTGTACTGTGCGAAAAATAATTACGAATTTGGATTATCGCGTATTGCACATGCGCTGGACGGCGGATCCGGAGCTAGGCTGTGCGCTGACACGTGGATCCATGTGAAACGATGCGTTCTTGGACTGCTTACCGGCATGtcgaaacaaacgatcgtACTACCGTCGATTGCACTTCAGGAAACACTCAATTTTCTGCGTGCCTGTGAAGCGTACGGTATTACTATACCATCTGTGTTGACGGGTCCTTTAGAAGACTCAGGAGAACAGCCACCATCGATTGGGCTGGAGGCGCGTAAGCTGCGTGCCTTACTACTGCGGTTGATGGAGTACAAGTAA
- the LOC128731269 gene encoding cystatin-like protein, which produces MSKEPVCGGVTEEAEIHKEEHEERINAALATTGDHAGRSYKLHRVTKQVVAGINYVYYISFENDESGQQYKVTVWERPWLKEKDPAEARKVTFETHSE; this is translated from the coding sequence ATGTCCAAAGAACCTGTCTGCGGTGGTGTAACTGAAGAGGCGGAGATTCATAAAGAGGAACATGAAGAGCGTATCAATGCGGCACTTGCCACAACAGGCGATCACGCTGGTCGATCGTACAAACTACACCGTGTGACAAAGCAAGTTGTGGCTGGAATTAATTATGTGTATTACATTTCTTTCGAAAATGACGAATCTGGGCAGCAGTATAAGGTAACCGTGTGGGAACGACCCTGGCTGAAGGAAAAGGATCCGGCAGAGGCGCGTAAAGTTACTTTCGAAACGCATTCGGAGTGA